One genomic window of Arachis hypogaea cultivar Tifrunner chromosome 8, arahy.Tifrunner.gnm2.J5K5, whole genome shotgun sequence includes the following:
- the LOC112706629 gene encoding uncharacterized protein: protein MTMDKASTAQSSSDSPTRDPKVLSIDCIKGSSKADEWTGDMLQTGDIVEEIRIGGSVSSLVRFKSPFKNGKSGVNKILQDSYKKKDTSIVVRVRRGPDEFSELQACIVPSDSASKKNFVLRSIADPNYVVGFVDRTEAECFDLQASRSTRMVNALTRTKLQDGFVSFPWERRMQEMLSVPNSSNFLSMLLLPKASDRVSSRYNDLDDTLARANAWLNAAQASGVPIVFMNIQTESLLTKISGETASSTVNAGSLSDLSNLANASLYGFEDYHGIDIGVVRAVRLWYAPIGGEFSIEIKLKEDDSKLGFAISRTEEGFIFVSSVTNQENVPATRSVLSNLYKLATDTCRLLIISRVSNQKVLPWMVSSTGAIRCFDTVSLSQKLSLHRHTRVPILLHVFLWDRAMASSSGGSNRFRLLSPPTHHPLPLPPNESDSSDITPVGSPRLARDTAGELSFRFHDFSLSSNWV, encoded by the exons TGCATCAAAGGAAGCTCTAAAGCCGACGAGTGGACCGGCGACATGCTTCAAACCGGCGATATCGTCGAGGAGATCCGAATCGGAGGATCCGTGAGTTCCTTGGTCCGGTTCAAGTCACCGTTCAAGAACGGAAAGAGTGGCGTCAATAAGATCCTTCAGGACTCGTACAAGAAGAAGGACACCTCCATAGTGGTTCGGGTCAGGCGAGGACCCGACGAATTCTCCGAGCTTCAGGCTTGCATCGTTCCAAGTGACTCTGCTTCTAAGAAGAACTTCGTCCTTCGCTCCATCGCCGATCCCAATTACGTCGTCGGCTTCGTGGATCGAACCGAAGCTGAATGCTTCGACCTTCAAG CTTCTAGATCGACTAGGATGGTAAATGCACTTACGAGAACAAAGCTACAGGATGGGTTTGTTTCCTTTCCATGGGAAAGGAGGATGCAAGAAATGCTATCAGTCCCAAATTCCAGCAACTTTCTTTCCATGTTACTCCTTCCAAAGGCTTCAGATAGAGTATCTTCTCGTTACAATGATCTCGATGACACCCTGGCCAGAGCAAATGCCTGGCTTAATGCAGCTCAAGCTTCTGGAGTCCCCATTGTCTTCATGAACATTCAAACTGAGTCCCTTCTTACTAAG ATATCTGGAGAGACAGCTTCTTCCACTGTGAATGCAGGATCATTATCTGACTTATCTAACTTAGCAAATGCAAGCCTCTATGGCTTTGAGGATTACCACGGAATAGACATCGGCGTTGTTCGTGCCGTTCGCCTCTGGTATGCTCCAATTGGAGGAGAGTTCTCTATTGAGATAAAACTAAAAGAGGATGATTCAAAGCTTGGTTTTGCAATTAGTCGTACAGAAGAG GGATTTATATTTGTTTCATCGGTTACTAATCAAGAAAACGTGCCTGCAACAAGGTCAGTGCTAAGCAATCTCTATAAACTAGCAACAGATACTTGTAGATTGTTGATTATCTCAAGAGTTTCAAATCAAAAAGTGCTTCCGTGGATGGTCTCTTCAACCGGTGCCATTCGATGTTTCGACACAGTTTCGCTAAGCCAGAAGCTGTCCTTACACCGACACACCAGAGTTCCAATCCTTCTTCATGTCTTCCTTTGGGACCGAGCGATGGCTTCTTCAAGCGGAGGGAGCAATCGATTCAGGCTCTTGTCTCCTCCTACACACCATCCTCTTCCATTGCCTCCCAATGAATCTGATTCAAGTGATATCACCCCTGTTGGTTCGCCCCGCCTCGCCAGAGACACAGCCGGGGAACTTTCTTTTAGATTTCATGACTTCTCCTTATCCAGTAACTGGGTATGA